In Microbacterium enclense, one genomic interval encodes:
- a CDS encoding S9 family peptidase has protein sequence MTDIDASPVPPVAARRPVSRSHHGDTFDDPYEWLRAKDDADVIAHLEAENAYTEERTAHLSAVRDRIFDEIKGRTRETDLSVPTRRGDWWYYGRTVAGAQYGIQCRAPLGSPDDWTPPVLSPDEPVPGEQVLFDGNVEAEGTDFFSLGSFEISNDATRMLYGIDTAGDERYTVRVRDLVTGETLPDEIPGTFSGATFSPDGRFIVYTTVDDAWRPDTVWLHEIGTPVEADVTLFHEPDDRYWVGADFTRSDRYLTIGVGSSITSEEFLVDADDLRAEPRVVWPRREGVEYSVSHAVVDGEDVLYILHNDGALDFELVRVSASAPQGPREIVVPHRAGERLLGVDTFRDWGVVAYRREGLARLGMLSYGDGAVEEVTFDEPLYSVGTGGNPEWAPPVLRLGYGSFVTPGTVYDYVIETGELLLRKRQPVLGDFDPADYGQARVWAPAEDGTQVPVSLVWKRSFGEPGTSPRPVHLYGYGSYEHSIEPGFSVPRLSLLDRGVVFAVAHVRGGGEMGRQWYEDGKLLAKRNTFTDFVAAGRHLVAEGYTTPDRIVAEGGSAGGLLMGAVANLAPELFAGILADVPFVDALTTILDPSLPLTVIEWDEWGDPLHDADVYAYMKSYSPYENVRAGVEYPRILAVTSLNDTRVLYVEPAKWVARLREIGADALLKCEMVAGHGGVSGRYNAWRERAFELAWLLDVLGLAEASGD, from the coding sequence GTGACCGATATCGACGCCTCACCCGTTCCGCCCGTCGCTGCCCGTCGACCCGTCTCCCGCTCGCATCATGGTGACACATTCGACGACCCCTACGAGTGGTTGCGCGCGAAGGACGACGCCGACGTGATCGCGCACCTCGAAGCCGAGAACGCGTACACCGAGGAGCGCACCGCACACCTCTCCGCCGTCCGCGACCGCATCTTCGACGAGATCAAGGGCCGCACGCGCGAGACCGACCTCTCGGTGCCGACGCGCCGCGGAGACTGGTGGTATTACGGCCGCACCGTCGCGGGCGCGCAGTACGGCATCCAGTGCCGCGCTCCGCTCGGCTCGCCCGACGACTGGACCCCTCCGGTCCTCTCCCCCGACGAGCCCGTGCCCGGTGAGCAGGTGCTGTTCGACGGCAACGTCGAAGCCGAGGGCACCGACTTCTTCTCGCTCGGCAGCTTCGAGATCTCGAACGATGCGACGCGCATGCTCTACGGCATCGACACCGCGGGCGACGAGCGCTACACCGTGCGCGTGCGCGACCTCGTCACCGGGGAGACCCTGCCCGACGAGATCCCCGGCACCTTCTCCGGCGCGACGTTCTCGCCCGACGGACGCTTCATCGTCTACACGACCGTCGACGACGCGTGGCGCCCCGACACCGTGTGGTTGCACGAGATCGGCACCCCCGTCGAAGCCGACGTGACGTTGTTCCACGAGCCCGACGACCGGTACTGGGTCGGCGCCGACTTCACGCGCAGCGACCGCTATCTCACGATCGGGGTCGGCTCGTCGATCACGTCGGAGGAGTTCCTCGTCGACGCCGACGACCTTCGCGCCGAGCCGCGCGTGGTGTGGCCGCGCCGCGAAGGTGTCGAGTACTCCGTCTCGCACGCCGTGGTCGACGGCGAGGACGTTCTCTACATCCTCCACAACGACGGCGCTCTCGACTTCGAGCTCGTGCGGGTCTCGGCATCCGCTCCGCAAGGACCGCGCGAGATCGTCGTGCCGCACCGCGCGGGAGAGCGTCTGCTCGGGGTCGACACCTTCCGCGACTGGGGCGTCGTGGCCTATCGGCGCGAAGGACTCGCCCGCCTCGGCATGCTGTCGTACGGCGACGGCGCGGTCGAGGAGGTCACCTTCGACGAGCCGCTGTACAGCGTCGGCACGGGCGGCAACCCCGAGTGGGCTCCCCCAGTGCTCCGTCTCGGATACGGCTCGTTCGTGACTCCGGGCACGGTGTACGACTACGTCATCGAGACCGGCGAGTTGCTTCTGCGCAAGCGCCAGCCCGTGCTCGGCGATTTCGACCCGGCGGACTACGGCCAGGCACGCGTCTGGGCTCCGGCGGAGGATGGCACCCAGGTGCCGGTGTCGTTGGTGTGGAAGCGGTCGTTCGGCGAGCCCGGCACGTCCCCGCGTCCGGTCCACCTCTACGGCTACGGTTCCTACGAGCACTCGATCGAGCCCGGTTTCTCGGTCCCGCGCCTGTCGCTCCTCGACCGGGGCGTCGTCTTCGCTGTCGCGCACGTGCGCGGCGGCGGGGAGATGGGGCGCCAGTGGTACGAGGACGGCAAGCTGCTGGCCAAACGGAACACCTTCACCGATTTCGTCGCCGCCGGCCGCCACCTCGTGGCCGAGGGCTACACGACGCCCGACCGGATCGTCGCGGAGGGCGGCAGCGCCGGCGGGCTGCTCATGGGCGCCGTCGCGAACCTCGCACCCGAACTGTTCGCCGGAATCCTCGCCGACGTGCCGTTCGTCGACGCGCTCACGACCATCCTCGACCCGTCGCTGCCCCTCACGGTCATCGAGTGGGACGAGTGGGGCGACCCGCTGCACGACGCCGACGTGTACGCCTACATGAAGTCGTACTCGCCGTACGAGAACGTGCGCGCGGGCGTCGAGTACCCCCGCATCCTCGCGGTGACCTCGCTCAACGACACACGCGTGCTCTACGTCGAGCCGGCCAAGTGGGTCGCGCGCCTGCGCGAGATCGGCGCAGACGCGCTGCTGAAGTGCGAGATGGTCGCCGGTCACGGCGGCGTCAGCGGCCGCTACAACGCCTGGCGCGAGCGCGCGTTCGAGCTGGCCTGGCTGCTCGACGTGCTGGGCCTGGCGGAGGCTTCAGGCGACTGA